The Musa acuminata AAA Group cultivar baxijiao chromosome BXJ2-2, Cavendish_Baxijiao_AAA, whole genome shotgun sequence genome has a segment encoding these proteins:
- the LOC135604955 gene encoding PTI1-like tyrosine-protein kinase At3g15890, translating into MNSKAEMEFAVEVEVLARVRHKNLLGLRGYCAATDQRLIVYDYMPNLSLLSHLHGQFAHEVRLDWRRRMNVILGSAEALVYLHHEVTPHIIHRDIKASNVLLDANFEPLVADFGFAKLVPEGVSHMTTRVKGTLGYLAPEYAMWGRVSDSCDVYSFGILLLELVSGRKPIEKLPGGMKRTIIEWAEPLISKGRFRELVDPRLRGNFDGAELRRVVEAAVLCIQGEAEQRPDMKEVVGILGGREVMGPKTEVVRLKSIRYGEHLMTMDQNSDEGFDDSVDAGVGGGRRGGKIEDETNSYGVFGAMEMQEMHDPYVKP; encoded by the exons ATGAACTCGAAAGCCGAAATGGAATTTGCAGTGGAGGTTGAGGTGTTGGCGAGGGTTCGACACAAGAACCTTCTTGGCCTGCGAGGTTACTGTGCTGCAACGGACCAGCGGCTCATTGTCTATGACTACATGCCCAACCTCAGCCTATTGTCCCATCTCCATGGCCAGTTTGCACATGAGGTGCGGTTGGactggaggaggaggatgaaCGTCATACTTGGATCTGCAGAAGCCTTGGT GTACTTGCACCACGAGGTAACGCCCCACATCATTCACAGGGACATCAAGGCCAGCAACGTGCTACTGGACGCCAACTTCGAGCCGCTTGTGGCGGACTTCGGCTTCGCCAAGCTCGTCCCCGAGGGGGTGAGCCACATGACCACCCGGGTGAAGGGCACCCTGGGGTACCTCGCGCCGGAGTACGCCATGTGGGGGAGAGTCTCCGACAGCTGCGACGTCTACAGCTTCGGCATCCTCCTCCTCGAGCTCGTCTCCGGCCGCAAGCCCATCGAGAAGCTCCCAGGCGGCATGAAGCGCACCATCATCGAGTGGGCGGAGCCGCTCATTTCCAAGGGTCGGTTCAGGGAGCTGGTCGACCCCAGGCTTCGTGGCAACTTCGACGGGGCCGAGCTCAGGAGGGTCGTGGAGGCCGCCGTTCTCTGCATCCAGGGGGAGGCCGAGCAGCGGCCGGACATGAAGGAGGTGGTGGGTATTCTGGGGGGGAGGGAGGTCATGGGACCGAAGACGGAGGTGGTGAGGTTGAAGAGCATCAGATACGGGGAGCACCTGATGACAATGGACCAAAACAGTGATGAAGGATTTGACGACTCTGTTGACGCTGGTGTTGgtggaggaagaaggggagggaAGATTGAAGATGAGACCAACTCTTACGGGGTGTTTGGAGCCATGGAGATGCAGGAGATGCATGACCCCTACGTGAAGCCGTGA